GTCTCCTGGGCGCTGCACGTCGTGCTGCCCGACGGGGACTGAGCGGACATGACATACCGGGTCTGCTTCGTCTGCACGGGCAACATCTGCCGTTCCCCGATGGCCGAGATCGTCTTCCGCGCGCGGGTGGCGGAGGCGGGTCTCGACGAGCTGGTGGAGGTCGACAGCGCCGGCACGGGCGGATGGCACGAGGGCGACGGAGCCGACCCGCGTACGGTGGCCGTCCTCGAGGACAACGGCTACGCCGGGGGCCACACGGCCCGGCAGTTCCGGTCGTCCTGGTTCTCCCGCCTCGACCTGGTGATCGCCCTCGACTCCGGCCATCTCGGGGCCCTGCGCGGGCTCGCGCCCACGGAGGAGGACGCGGAGAAGGTGCGGCTGCTGCGCTCGTACGACCCCGCCGCCGGCGACGATGACCTCGACGTACCGGACCCCTACTACGGGGGCATGGACGGCTTCGAGGAGTGTCTTGAGATGGTGGAGGCGGCGAGCGCCGGTCTGCTCGCCGCAGTGCGCAAGAATCTGGAGGGACAGGCGGCATGAGCGATTCCGCGACGGGTGACGCGGCCGGGACGACGGGCGACCCGGCCAGGGCGGCCGA
The Streptomyces tuirus genome window above contains:
- a CDS encoding low molecular weight protein-tyrosine-phosphatase; its protein translation is MTYRVCFVCTGNICRSPMAEIVFRARVAEAGLDELVEVDSAGTGGWHEGDGADPRTVAVLEDNGYAGGHTARQFRSSWFSRLDLVIALDSGHLGALRGLAPTEEDAEKVRLLRSYDPAAGDDDLDVPDPYYGGMDGFEECLEMVEAASAGLLAAVRKNLEGQAA